Sequence from the Leptidea sinapis chromosome 43, ilLepSina1.1, whole genome shotgun sequence genome:
TAGAagtactcgtcgacaatttcgagagtacagttcccaattgttataggagtaggtgcgacatggacattagacatgatcttcgtgTTGTCAATGTTCATACTATATCATCAATAAAGtaacagtaaaaataattaaaaactttacaACAATTAAGTGTATTATTTTCaagctttattaataattgaataagtAGGCTTATTACACTTATTCTTACGTGGGTAACActcaaaatgtttagaactggccagttggAAACATAGTCAAGGAaaacttattttgaatttcaattttaggactctttggtaacctaatgtagtatattgcattcatttgtcatttgtttttgtgaattggcagCAAATCTTAGACTCTttttacacgtgaaaatgaacctaacgcgagaaaattttcggtcaatgatgcaccgcgtgagggacgtcctttaacagcgactactgaagataacatcagtgctgtgctacgcatgatagaggaagataagagagtgacctatcagcagatacgagCAAGCCTAGgtattggtatgagtcaagttcaaaaaatattacatgaacatttaggcgtcaggaagctttataccagatggattccccatactttaatcGACGACCAGAAACTTTCGCACGGACTGGTGTCGcctaatgttaaataaattggaCTTATGgagcggtgactcaaatgctgtaactgacatcgtcacaggtgatgaaagctggatatattgctacgaacccaaaaccaaaagacaattagctcagtgggtgtttcctttggAGGATCGACAAACtgaggtaaagaaaggaagaagttaAGGAAAttagatgattgcctcattctttggtgggaaaggtcatttcgcgacagttgtgctagaagatggaaagCCAGTttctgcagactggtatgtcaatcgctgttttcCTGTTGTCtaggaaaaaattcgacagcagcgccctcgaagcaggatcctccttcaccacgacaatgcttcagcgcactccgcaaaacggactgttgaatatttgactatggcaggtgtcgcgataatgagtcatccgcccattagttacttttatttattcccatgaactaaagataaaattcgaggtattcgctttacgagcgaaaatgccatagaagagaccccctaaaaagaatgggcccactgcttttctcagtggttccatcgaatgcgacgatgtggaGAGAGAAACGGagataacttaataaatattaatgataaatcaataacaatattggcaactttctacattaagccgtttttcaatttctaaacattttcagtgttacctaggaaTTATGTTCTtgacataattttataattgagtctcgtgccagaatttggccaGACAACATCTCATGAGCAAatgatttccgcaaaataacgcctaattcaataaattacttGATATAATTTGAGTAAGTACAATTCATTACTCATTTAGCCATGTTATGACTTTTCTGAAttggatattataatatagagttgaatattataatacagaACCTTGATAGCAGCGGGCGCGTTACTGAGTGTGACCAGGGTCCCGGCGGCCTCATAGCGCACGGCGGGGCTGCTAGCGTTCAGCAGGCCATACACGGTGCGAATGAAACGGGAACGCTCGCCAGGGTTGGCGTGACACACCTGACGATTAATTACATGATGTACTTGACAGATGTATAGAGTATAGACCACAGAGTATACTTATTGGGTTATATAGTAATACTTGGTAAGTATAGTTACTATTTTATTCTTCTACAATACAATTGACCTGTTCTGCCacaaccaagctatctcctcacaaacTCCGTTAACTGTTCCCTTCCTAACGATTTGCTTGTcttcatgaggattaaacacgggaaccatcgcaatttgggagcttcccacaacagtcctggcttgGATCCATGTCGTGTGCGATGTCTCTCTTTCATtttcgtactactaagctgtggaatgagctttattgtgcggtgtttccgggacgatacgacatgggtacctccaaaaaaaagcgcgtacaacttccttaaaggccggcaacgctcttgtgattcctctggtgatgcaagagaatgtgggtggcggtgatcacttaacaccaggtgacccgtacgctcgtttgtcctcctattccataaaaaaaaggtaggaATGAGACCATTGACTTAGCTGTTGCCACCATTagagatattcaaattcaaatattttgatcgCTTATTACTGGCGAAATGCAACAACAGCACCATGCGGTGGAGGAGGGGCGACCACATTCCACTTTCAAACTTGGCTCAACCGCGTAAGCATAGCAAGTTTATGTTCAGTCCTAGTGTGATTGTCACGATTTCTAGCAATTTCACTAATGtgcttataaaataaagttcaaATGTTAATTTCAAAGTTTCagttttaaagttaaaaaatctGTAGGACCTTGGTTTACACTTTGAATAAGATTGAAGTGTCACCTGcaaaacaatactaccttatgttatTTTTCTTCAAGCTAAGGtaaatcatttatgtaaataagaaaGAGGAATGGTGCAAAAATAGTCCCTTGAGGCGTAATCTCGACAGGCGCTAGCACAAATCCcgaattcataaatttttgtgcAAATTTAAAAGATGTTGTAGTTACAATGTCATTTCGAACCAACCTTGTAGATAAGCTCAACAATGACCAACTGCAGAATATCTCCAAAGCCATGCACACTGTCCAACCTGGATGACAGATAAGACAGTGCCTTCTCCTGGTCAGCATGCAGCAACATCAGGAACGCATTACGCTTGCAAGACATGTCCTGTTCATTTTCTAAAAAGTTTGCAACCAACTCTGGCGCATCTGGGATGAGGAACTCAAAGTTTCTGAAAATTATATTGGGAATTGTAATACTTACAATAGAACATTTTTCAAAACTGcatatactttttaattatattttaaaacagggTCTAATTAggtctcttatatataaaattctcgtgtcacaatgttcccatactcctccgaaacggcttgaccgattctcatgaaattttgtgagcatattgagtaggactgagaatcggccaacatctatttttcatatccctaaatgttaagggtggtccacactaaatttatttttttatttttttgacatttttttttaaatttgtttgattatgagtcagtaataaaaaatacatacaacttaaaattttcacccatctacgatcaacagttacttttgtatcgcgattttaatatcggcaatacaatgtttgctgggtcagctagtatatatatatacatataagagaatgtatgtttgtatgttccctaataactcctaaactattcgaccaatctcaatgaaatattttgtaatagatttgttGAAGGTCAAGGAAGGAtaacatatatagtttgtcatCTCCCAATTCCACCCACACACTCATCCACACATTTACGTTATCTCTCAAActgtttattgacagaacaacatctgtcgggtcagctagtaatttataaagtctatcgaaaataattttgaatatacaGATAATACAATCATTTACACATTACATTTCAAAAGGAATGTTAATATTAGACACTGGTGGGATGATTTACATCAATAATGCATATTATACtgtagaaacaaaaaaaaacttacctgTATATGGTAAATATAGCAAGTACTGCATTTCTTCTAACATATGAGTGTCTGTGATCAAGACAAGCTCTGATTGCTGGCATCAGGGGCTCCAGTAGTTCTGGCTCTTTTAGCTTGCACAAGAATCGTAGAGTGGAACCACGGAGGAATTCATTAGGATGTTGTAAGTCCTTAAACATTTAGTATACATTTTTCACAGAATACATTCCTGTTAACTTAGAAGGATTTGAAATTGGAAGAAATGATTGAAATTGGATTATCtctgaatatataaatactgTCAGAAAggtaataaaacagtatttctgaaaaaaaatccctaatatttttaaatatctttctatttaagaaaatttattgaattaggtgttactttgcggaaatccataattatacaaatgatttaagttttctttggtgttaattccgccaatatttgattttatcaaaatcaatatttgattttatcaaaatcaatatttgattttatcaaaatcaatatttgattttatcaaaatcaatatttgattttaccaaaatcaatatttgtttttatcaaaATCAGGCACTagactcagtctcgtgccagattttggtgagacaacacgtcctgaggatgccacgTGTAgtggcgaaacatgtgtcgaattgttttaaaaacaaatattggcggaatgaacactaaagaaaacttaaatcatttgtatatttccATTTTGAAAATCATATTTACATACCACCATGGTATATTGTGAATCTGAAGAGTTCTATGACAGATGATAAGCAGTCCaatattttaaagcaataatGATTATTCATGTATACAACATCGTTAGACTCACCTTTCTGTATGCATCACAGACAAGTATCATCTCCTGCATGAGCTTTCCATCTGCAGTGGTCTTTGGAACAATCTCCCAAAAGATTAGTAGTAACTTTTTGATTGTATGATCCTGCAGGGGCAGAACAAACCTTATGATGATCATCAAAAGACCTGGGATCTTTTCTCCAGAGAGTATGATACCAATTGTTTTCTTCAGAGCCTCTATTTTCTTCTTAATATCTCCTTTCTCTgtaattatattacttatgaagatatgtcttttaaatttcatcatAGTAAAAAGAGGAAAAACATATATGCTCAAGTGCCTTGAACCATGaacatattatgaaaaataaattttacatctaTTACAAtcaataattcatttaaatgttGCTGAAAAAAGGATAAAGACAACTTaagtttattaatatgtatgatATCCAATCATAATATAAGATTATAGTTATCAAGTGATTAATTAACTTCTTCTAATCTAGCTGCATTATTAACCACTGCAACATTTGAACAAAAATGAAATTTGTTGGCAGCAAATTATTAATGCTCAAGGTTTGTGGGACATTTAACCTCCTGTTTGCTGCCATTGCCATAATATGGCCACCGTTTTGTACTCATTATTTGTTTAGCACACAAGACATTCAACTAGCACTTCTTACTTGAGTGCTAGTAgatagaaaaaattataaacctAAATGTACATACCCAAGTCAATCTTAAGTTGCATCTCATTGTATGGCTCAGAGTCAGTAGGAAAGTTTATCAAGGTATAACAAGGCTGTTCTACACCAGCCATTATTCTGAAATGTAttgaaatagttacataaaaataaattgtgattTGAAGATAACCATTGTAGTGgttatatttaaactaattgCTGAATATTAAACTAAGAAGCCAATGTTAATATACTTGATGATTATTAAACATTAtccgaaaaaaattataaagttcataacattattagatatttaattataaatatcgaggaaaatataaaaacactaAATAATGAATAACTTTTTGATCTAATTCctcaaaaaaacatatttaaaaataccaaCGTTCACTTTTGAATAACTCAATAAGATGCTCAACTgtcttttattttcttatttatatagtatgttataccggttaacaacgatttattttacAAACTTTATTATCGTAAAAACatggtaggtatattattttatttattgaatgtgACGTGTCAAGACTCTAGTGACTCCACTGAACATAAACGTCATAATGtcattgacatttgacactcAAACTCGACAATGCCACTTGccgggttaaataaaatatcaaccaaatatatatatatatatatatatatatattagcgcCAATCAATATTCTAAGATTAGCGCGGTCAAGAGCGTTCATTTTCCGAAAAATTAGTTTATACCATTGAGCGCTTTTGCACTACGTCCCATCAGAGTTGGATCCGTATCAGTGAAAATACAGGTCTAGAAGACTTCGGTTTTTGCTTACGCACTAGTCCGATTTCTGATCCAATTCCAAGCAATTTCTATTTCAGGAATGTCATTTGTGTATACTAGGTACAGGACCTCCAACTTTTATGTCCTTCATTTCTGAACAGATATCCGCTTGTCGAATATGAAAATATCTATTGGTAATAAAAGATTCAAGAATATCTGCAAATGATTTCGGTAAAGTCATTCTTAGCTAGTAAATAAGCCCTTCATGCCAAATATTATCAAAAGCCTGCGCCACATCCAGAAATATTGTGGAGTAGTCCTCTTTATTCTGTAAGGCTTTTTGTACGATATTGGAAATTTTATGCACTTGATCTATGGTTCAGTGTTTTTCTCGGAAATCAACTGGAATCAGATTTTTAATCTCAATTAAAGGCTTTAGCCATTTAAGTAGCAACTTCTCAAAATGCTTGGATATTACAGGAATCAGGGAAATGGGCCTGTATGATgctgtttgttttttttgtttgattcgGTGGTTTACCTGGTTTTGCAATCATGATGACTTCAGCAACTTTGCACAGATCTGGTACTTGTAATCTAATAGCACAATTAATAAAGGTCGTTAATTTAACAAGACCTTTTCTTGGGAGTTGATGAAAAATTTCCCCGGATATCAAATCATATCCGGGAGCTTTTTTtgaacttatattatatttcgcTCAGAACTTCTGTAGGTGAACAGAGCTTGATAAAGTCCTCTTCTGTTTGGAAATCACAGTAATGTATTGCCTGGCATAAACATCTCGTTAGGATCATACTCATTTGGGTGAAAGATCTGTTCTGATCTGGCGGTGactgaaaataaattgaaattaaaaatttaattatttatatgaaattttaattcaaaaatttctaagttttcacttctatgatcagtctctacaactgacattttttttatagatgtGCTATACGCCGctataaacttaaaatttacGCTACTGCTATGACGTTTTCCACACGCTTATGTTACCATTTTCCCTGTGTTCCCCTAATCCCTATCGTAAATCGTATTAATACCATCTCAAGCTTAGTCACCAACAATATACATTAACTCTTGACTTCCGATTATGCTACAGCTATCCGATTAACAGTAGGTAAGCTAATGTATGCAGGGGTCAGACGGTCAATAAAAACAAGGAAATGGGAGACCAGTTTTCAccgaatatttaatatttaaaactaaactaattTACAATATTGGTTTTACACTTATATGCAACTAGCGACAACTCTGTGTTCGTGTGTGtacgctagtgttctgtgagctctaaccaATTGCGATGTGCATGTATATAACGTTTTTGGGCTGAGGCAGTACTCTGTTAGTGACTAACAACTGCAAGTCGATCGGAGGGTGGGGTTTATTCCGCTCTTCAGTCGACGTGGCCCTCTGCAGAAACTCCCAGATACCTCTTGTATGTGTTATTCTATTGTTGGGAAGTTGTTCTTTACGTATAGTCGTTTAAGATTTGATCGCGGGTGCGTCCGGTAAATGGTTTTAAGGGCTCTATTTTGTACTGTTTGTAGCTTACGATAGCtgttttgatttgtgttaatccATACCGGACTTGGGTATGTTAGACTGGTATAGCAATCTTTTGTTTTTAGGGAGAGTTGAatgaactataaaaaaaaatgggtctCAAAAGGCTCAATACATGATCAAAATTGTGATATTGGATCGCAATATTTACTGTCCATAGTTAGTGGTCAGACGGTTATTCTTCTGAGTGTAAAGTAAAGTTCTGTCAGTTTTATTATCTTCAAGACCTTCCTAAAAGTCTGTTTTTCTTTTCAGATAATGGACCAAATCACAAAGTTTGTTGAGCCTGGCGAAAGCAGTTTGCTAAGAACTCCCTCCAATTACATAGTGAGAAGATGTACAAAACCCGACAgcaaaagtattattttactgAATATCCAATTTTCAATAAGCAAAAAATTGTTGAGTTGGCATTACACTACACCTTTGATTGGAAtagttaatttatatacaaccagcaatatttttttatagtccGTAATAACGGACGATAAAAGTAAGGCCTGTATTGCCATAATATTGGCATTAAACTAGAATGCATAAAATGTTCATGATTTGGGCCTGTAAATTTCGTCTGTAACTATACCGGAACATTTTGATGTTTCAATTCTCTTTAAGCCTCTAGGGAAATTTAATCTTAGGCTGTTTATTTTCTTTCGAACATCCCCTCTCTTGAGACGTCTGGCTGACACTTTTTGTAAATAGACAAAAGACGTTCGAGTTCttcatttcttttatatttgtttttgtagtGGTCATTTGTGACATTCCAGAACTCATTTCAAACAGTTGAATAAGCTGTTTGACAACTATGTTATTACTTTGTTGAGTGTCTTCTATAGAAGATAGTGGAGCCGCACTCAATGTTTTGTGGTCACACCTACAGTTACTCTGCAGTTCACAAAGATCGATTACGTACTAACGATAATGTTAGCATGCACGCTCTGTGTAAGTACGCTCAGTAAATATTGACAGAAATTGAACTCAAAAAAATCTAGattttgtgtcaatatttatttcggCCGCGTTTACCAATCAATAAATATTGACGATATCTTCAAGGATCACGATATTTATTGACCGTCTGACACCTGCCATAGATGTGATGTCTGATCACTGATGAGTGATGACTGATGACGTTACGCACAACGTCGAAACGTGGCTGACGTTTCCCTTCGATTTGttcatttgtattttgttttgtcaTTCGTTTTATTGGAGAAAGCTAAGGAACGTACGcgtttttaaattgtaaatctaCGTATTTTCTTGTTAATACGCTGCTAGTAAGGTGCGATTTTTGTatctttacaatattttaattgagtTTCATTTTATTTGCCAGTTTTATTATCGTCAAGACCTTCCTAAAAGTCTGTTTTTCTTTTCAGAAAATGGACCAAATCACTAAGTTTGTTGAGCCTGGAAAGCAGTTTGCTAAGGACTCCCTCCGATTAGTGAGAAGATGTACAAAACCCGACAGAAAAGGTATTATTTTACTGAAAATCTTATATTCATTAAGCAAAAAATTGTTGAGTTGGCATTACACTACACCTTTGATTATATAAAACcagcaatattttttctaaactggTTACAAACATTGCTAAGAGCCCATAACATGTTAACATGTCaagcttataattttaaaatacaaaacctTTTGGAGAACTATAAACTTGAAATTAATAACAAGTTAATTTGCAATTTGAAGTGCATGAGACTACTACAATGttcagtaaatatatttaaaatctttacttaacaaatcacaaatttaaataaaaataattttagggtACAAGTAACAAACTTACTGTTTAAAATTAACGTTTTCaattaatcccaaatattttctTAGCAGTAAACATGAGTATTTTAGGGTGAGGTTCTTATtctttatgaatataatttaattgtttttttgcagAATTTCAAAAGATCGCAATTGCAACAGCTATTGGATTCTGCATCATGGGCTTCATTGGATTCTTTGTAAAACTCATTCACATCCccattaataacattattgtCGGATCATAGACTCTCTTCTGTATACCCTAGTAACTAGTATGTTATGGTGCCTGTCCACCATGAGTATTAAAATGCCTGCAATAAAGTTAGTGGGAACAATACTGGGCACCTATCATTAAGTAAACCTAGAACATAACTTACTTTTAAGTGTTAAGTTATACCTGATTCTCACTttcaatttcattattttattttatagatacaataaattattcatatttttatgtaattgttTCATTTAGAGCAaaggttaaattatttaatatagttgattaaaaataaccaatatgtatttagatttatttttcaaatttttgttACAATACAAATGATATAGTAATTTGATGTAAATAgcaattgtaataaaataaatgattactgTACATAGTAGtttaatatacttacatttATTATTGAGAAATAGGGAGGAGACAAGCATCATGGTAAATGCCTTGCCattccattacaatgcagtgccacccaGGATACATGATTGAGCCCAAGATTCTGTATATCACAATAATGTTTGTaactttgagatataagatgttaagtctcatttaagaCCAGAAATATTACTTGATATGGCACTCTTGAAATCAAAGCTCTCCAAGAGCAGGTCAGGACTCATGAAGTATTGCTATTttctctagtctggcgcaccctatTGACAGCGCAAAATATTTGACTGCAACAAGAGCTGCTCGAGTAGTCAGCAATCCAGTGGTCTATGAATAGCATAAAATAATGgctataatagaataaaataatggctagatttgaaatagaaatatatttatttgccatAGGGAATGACAATTACatcatattgcaacaacacttggtgaACACCATTTAACACATTCAGTGCCATTGACACGCCTAGCGTGTCCACACTAATTCTTATCTGCATGCCGCCAGCACGCCGGGCGTGCTCACCGTTTTTCATCTATATCTCAAAGATTAGACAATATTATTGTCCGAAAGACTCTGAGCATAAACTTTCTGCCGTAAGCTAAAGTATTCTGAAGTGGTTCCAGgatctgatatttttttaaggttcaTCAAAAATAATCTATTATGTAATGCCGCGAACATACCAGGCGTGTTCATCTCCAGCAGTTCtcaatcttttatattattaggtcaatttactacatttataatgccaataataaaatatagaatattttttataagttatcatttattttattccttgGCACTTAGGTTgaacaaaaaagataaaataaattgcataaaatatttacctataATGTACCCctttaggtacctaattataaacGCTTATCAGCTGTTGTGTAACTCGGATCTGTTTCCTTCTCTCTCTTTCACCAATATCTTTTCATTCATCGGAAGAAGACAAAACCCTGCCCAGGATCTATTCC
This genomic interval carries:
- the LOC126977106 gene encoding protein transport protein Sec61 subunit gamma, encoding MDQITKFVEPGKQFAKDSLRLVRRCTKPDRKEFQKIAIATAIGFCIMGFIGFFVKLIHIPINNIIVGS